GGAAGCCAGTTTGCATTTAGAAGACGATAATGCCATTTCCGATCCGGCATTTGCTCAGTGGCTTAATATGCTGATCTCTCCCGGTTCTTCTTTGGGAGGAGCCAGACCCAAAGCAAGTGTGATTGATCCAAAGGGACAGTTGTGGATTGCAAAGTTTCCCAGCAAAAGAGATGACAGGAATATCGGTGGATGGGAATGGGTTGTGAATGAGCTTGCCCGGAAAGCAGGTCTCAATGTGGCGGAAGGACAAATTAAAAAGTTGACGAAAGAGCATCATACCTATCTTTCAAAACGATTCGACCGTGTGGGAGACTCAAGGACCCATTTTGCCAGCGCCATGACATTACTTGGGCGCAATGATGGAGCAGATGCTGCTGCGGGCGCATCCTACCTGGAGATAATGGATTTCCTTGCTTCAAATGGAGGGAACGCTACTGCAGATATGAGAGAGCTCTGGATGCGGATTGTTTTCAATATTTGTATCAGCAATTCCGATGACCATTTACGGAATCATGGATTCCTGCTGACTGCAAAAGGATGGATACTGTCGCCCGCCTATGATATCAACCCTGTTCCATTTTCGAATGGCCTCTCATTGAATATTGATCGCTATAGTAATTTGTTAGACCTGGAACTTGCTTTGGAAGTAGCAGAAAAATTCCGTGTAAGTCATAAGGATGCTAAATCACTTATTTCGAAAATGAAGAAAGTGGTTGCTGCATGGCAGAAAACTGCTTCTGGGATAGGGATCCCGCGCAATGAAATTGCTGCCATGCAGCCGGCATTTGCTGTTTGATCCAACAAAAAGCCTCACCCTTTCAGGTGAGGCGAAACACAACCTCTATACTGAGACACAACCATATATGAACACAAACTTTCGTTCCTAATCCTTCTCTTCTACTTTGCCAATCCCTCATTACCTCTCGTTCTCGCCAGATCGATCTCTGCACTGAGGTATTCAAATACTGCTTCCAGATAATTTAATTGTGCTGTGGTCAAAGCCAGTTCTGCATCGGTCAGTTCCAATCTTGAGGTTACTCCTTTCGCGTACCTGTACGCTACAATATCATAACTCAGCAATGCGGTCTCTTTAACTTTCAATTGTGTCTGCATCCTGTCATGTGTCTCTTTCAGGTTAGCGATCACTTGTTTTACTGTGGTCTTCAGCGACTGTTGTGCTTCTGTGATCCGGATCCCGGATTGTTGTTGTGCCAGTTCAGCCTGTTTGATCTTTGCCTGGTTACTGAATCCTGTGAACAGGGGCAGCACCACCTGCGCTCCTGCAAAGGAAGCGGATGGCCAGTAGGCATTCGCGAAATCGAATTTGCGGGCCTGGCTCTGGAGCTGGTATTGTCCAACGATACTAACAACCGGCAATCTCGCGGCTTTTGCCAGTGAGGCCTGTTGCTCACTTACCTGTTGTTGCAGGGCAAGCGCCTGCAGGTCCGGACGCTGGCGAAGCGCTTCTTCATATAAACTGTTCTCATCAGGAATAGCTTCGGTCGACCTCACAGCCAGGGAATCTGTAAGTGATATAGTGGCAAGCGAGTCCAGCCCCATCAGTGTGATGAGTTGTTGTTTTCCTACTTCTATCGCGTAATTGAGTTTAAGGATATCGGGTTGTAAATTCTGCACTGCGGTGAAGGCGCGCAGGGTGTCTACGCGAAGGCCACGGCCTTGCGCCAGTAATGATCTTGAATCGGCTAATGCCTTTTCATTACGTTGAAGGCTCTCATGCTGCAGTTTCAATCGCTCAGCCAGAACCAGTATACCGAGATAGGTCTGCTGAACATCAGCAGCTATATCAATTGATGATTGCCGGTAGTAAGCCCTGCTCATATTCTCCTGTAGCTGTGCAGCTCTGCGTGATGGCGCTGCTACCGGATTGTACACCGGATAGCTTGCGCTCAATGTTCCGGAGAACTGATCGCGGCCACCGATCCTGGAATAAGGGATCTTACTATTACTGCCATTCTCACCAAATCCGAAGAACGCGGGTAATGCAAAATAATGAGTGTAAGCTGCTCCCAGTTGGGCGGCAGGCAGCGAAAGACTTTTCGCTACCCGCACCTGCTCACCGGCGATAGAAATATCCAGGGCATTTGCTTTCAATGTTCTGTTATGTTGCGATGCCAGCAGCACTGCATCCTGCAGACTGAGACTTCTTGCCTGCTGTGCCGTGCTCACAAAGGAGCTACCGGCAATCAGCAAAGACAGGAATATATAGCGGGGAAAGGATTGTAATCTCATGATAAAACTGTGTTGTGTTGAAGAGTGGGAGCCACAGGTGAAACTGCAGTTCCATTCGTGTTGTTTTGTACGGGTTTGGTTTTGCGGCTGAAGTAACTGTAAACAGCAGGGATCACGAAGAGGGTGAGTACACCTGCGAATACGAGCCCGCCTACCACCACAATACCCAGTGATGCACGGCTACCGGATGAATTTCCTAAACTCAAGGCAATGGGCAGGGCGCCGAAGATCATTGCGAGCGTTGTCATCAGGATGGGCCTGAAGCGGGACGCGGCGGCGGATATAACGGCATCGCGCACACTCAATCCTTCCTGCTTCCGGTGATTCGCGAATTCCACAATCAGGATACCGTTCTTGGTGATCAACCCT
This portion of the Pseudobacter ginsenosidimutans genome encodes:
- a CDS encoding TolC family protein, encoding MRLQSFPRYIFLSLLIAGSSFVSTAQQARSLSLQDAVLLASQHNRTLKANALDISIAGEQVRVAKSLSLPAAQLGAAYTHYFALPAFFGFGENGSNSKIPYSRIGGRDQFSGTLSASYPVYNPVAAPSRRAAQLQENMSRAYYRQSSIDIAADVQQTYLGILVLAERLKLQHESLQRNEKALADSRSLLAQGRGLRVDTLRAFTAVQNLQPDILKLNYAIEVGKQQLITLMGLDSLATISLTDSLAVRSTEAIPDENSLYEEALRQRPDLQALALQQQVSEQQASLAKAARLPVVSIVGQYQLQSQARKFDFANAYWPSASFAGAQVVLPLFTGFSNQAKIKQAELAQQQSGIRITEAQQSLKTTVKQVIANLKETHDRMQTQLKVKETALLSYDIVAYRYAKGVTSRLELTDAELALTTAQLNYLEAVFEYLSAEIDLARTRGNEGLAK
- a CDS encoding type II toxin-antitoxin system HipA family toxin, with the protein product MKTQSGNREILVYADWRDLKKPMQMGSLHVDQLRGKEVFSFSYSTDWLENSVALLLDPDLGFYDGPQYNSKGKPNFGLFLDSSPDRWGRVLMQRREQLKAMKEKRKPVTLLESDYLLGVSDQYRMGALRFKLSEDGPFQNEDIALAAPPVASLRTLEEASLHLEDDNAISDPAFAQWLNMLISPGSSLGGARPKASVIDPKGQLWIAKFPSKRDDRNIGGWEWVVNELARKAGLNVAEGQIKKLTKEHHTYLSKRFDRVGDSRTHFASAMTLLGRNDGADAAAGASYLEIMDFLASNGGNATADMRELWMRIVFNICISNSDDHLRNHGFLLTAKGWILSPAYDINPVPFSNGLSLNIDRYSNLLDLELALEVAEKFRVSHKDAKSLISKMKKVVAAWQKTASGIGIPRNEIAAMQPAFAV